A single Pedobacter sp. PACM 27299 DNA region contains:
- a CDS encoding sensor histidine kinase, with the protein MPNVDDRVLLSYAENEQVLNLLPIPIAVLKGDLSIINFANDAMFELWKRDRSVATIGLPLTTAFPETNDSFLAQIHQVFKTGDSYKDEEVLLTLNDSSGKSYSIFIDYTYKAIFAENGVIIGILVTAQDVTHRVSAKQLLQDTTQRLKDSNHALASSNEECLMAIETAKLGTWKLSADRSALSFSERGVEIYGLAEAQVSLSSALDLVREDYRESVDQSLKEVMDSGEMFELEYPIRSLKSDEDRWIRLTGRVMMDIQGHSTILKGTLMDITGQKMELIRKNEFIAMASHELKTPLTSLNGLLQLLSRRPELKADTSLAEMMGMALSQIRKMTSMINSFVNISRLEASKFDLDLTDFDLGELVTEHLNEVRVTAPRLQFVQQGCKTLKVRADRVKIGVLLANLVANAVKFTPLGKSITVSCFQKPGYVEVSVMDQGCGIAEKDRHKVFERFSQIENPHVKNSAGFGIGLFLCSEIIRRHHGEIWLEDSKGTGCDFHFRLPAID; encoded by the coding sequence ATGCCGAATGTTGATGACCGCGTCTTGCTGTCATATGCCGAAAACGAACAGGTACTTAATCTGCTACCGATTCCGATTGCTGTATTGAAGGGCGATTTATCTATTATCAATTTTGCCAATGATGCGATGTTTGAGCTCTGGAAGCGTGACCGGTCTGTCGCAACGATTGGATTGCCATTAACCACGGCTTTTCCTGAGACCAATGATTCTTTTTTAGCGCAGATTCATCAGGTTTTTAAGACAGGGGATAGTTATAAGGATGAGGAGGTTTTACTGACCTTGAATGACAGCTCTGGCAAGTCTTATTCGATATTCATAGATTATACCTATAAGGCCATCTTTGCGGAAAATGGGGTGATCATCGGGATTCTGGTTACTGCACAGGACGTGACCCATAGGGTATCTGCCAAGCAATTGCTACAGGATACCACCCAGCGGTTGAAAGATTCAAATCACGCCCTGGCCTCCAGTAATGAGGAATGCCTGATGGCCATTGAAACTGCTAAACTGGGCACCTGGAAGTTATCAGCAGACCGCAGTGCGCTGAGTTTTTCAGAGAGAGGTGTAGAAATTTATGGTTTGGCTGAAGCGCAGGTTTCGCTGAGTTCGGCGCTTGACTTGGTTAGGGAAGATTACCGAGAGTCCGTAGACCAGAGTTTAAAGGAAGTCATGGATTCTGGGGAAATGTTTGAGCTGGAGTATCCCATAAGGTCTTTAAAATCCGATGAAGATCGTTGGATCCGTTTAACAGGAAGGGTGATGATGGATATACAAGGACATTCCACAATACTTAAAGGAACGCTGATGGACATCACGGGGCAGAAAATGGAGCTGATCCGTAAAAATGAGTTTATTGCTATGGCCAGTCATGAACTTAAAACACCGCTTACTTCACTCAATGGGCTGCTGCAACTGCTGAGCAGGAGACCTGAACTTAAAGCGGATACAAGTCTAGCAGAAATGATGGGGATGGCATTGTCTCAAATCAGGAAAATGACGAGTATGATCAATAGTTTTGTCAATATATCACGTTTGGAAGCTAGTAAGTTTGATTTGGATTTGACAGATTTTGATCTGGGGGAACTGGTGACTGAGCACTTGAATGAAGTTCGGGTTACCGCGCCGCGGCTCCAGTTTGTTCAGCAGGGGTGTAAGACGCTTAAGGTTAGGGCAGACCGGGTTAAAATTGGGGTTTTGCTGGCTAATCTGGTTGCGAATGCGGTCAAGTTTACTCCTCTTGGCAAATCCATTACAGTGAGCTGTTTTCAAAAGCCTGGTTATGTGGAAGTGAGTGTGATGGATCAGGGTTGTGGGATTGCTGAAAAAGACAGACATAAGGTATTTGAGCGCTTTAGCCAGATCGAGAATCCGCATGTCAAAAATTCGGCAGGTTTCGGTATTGGTCTGTTTTTATGTTCCGAGATCATTAGGCGTCATCATGGGGAAATCTGGCTAGAAGATAGTAAAGGTACTGGTTGTGATTTTCATTTTCGGCTGCCTGCTATCGATTAA